The DNA sequence GATCGTCACCGCGCGGCTGGAGAAGTACCGCGCGGAGACCGAGGCCTGGCTGGCGAGACACGGTATCGAGTACGGCGAGCTCGTCATGCTCGACCTTCCGGACAAGGAGACGCGACTACGACAGGGTAACCACGGGGAGTTCAAAGCCCGGGTGTACGGCGAGGTCGACGCGACGCTGTTCGTCGAGAGCGACCACGAGCAGGCGATGGAGATCGCCCAGCTGACCGACCGACCGGTGTACAGCGTCGAGTACAACCAGGTCATCCGACAGGACCGGCTCACCGTCGCCCGCCGCGAGAGCCAACACCACCTGCGGCGGTTCCGGACGAACCCGCTCGGCTTCGTCCGGCGGGCGAGCGCGTACCTCGTCAGCCAGGCTGGCCGGCTGGCGCCGTGAGACGCACAGAACACGGAGTGACCCCGCGAGACTCCGACTGACAGGAGCCGTCGTCACTTCGTGATGCCCACAGGAGTGGGTCTACTCTCATCTCGACCGACACCGTCCGGGAGGTGTCGCGGTGCAGCGCGCGTCGTGTACTGACAGGGGAAGAAAACGACCGGGAGGCGTCACTCGGCCTCGAACTCGGGTTCCCACTGGAACCGACCGTTCCGCTGGACGACCTCGCCGTCGACCTCGATACGCGAGCGCTCGCTCACGTCGGTGATCAGGTCGACGTGGACCGCGGAGTCGTTCGCCTCGTTCTCCGCCCCCTCGGGGAAGTTCGAGCGGTACGCCCGACCCAGCGCGAGGTGGACGGTGTCGCCCATCTTCTCGTCGAAGAGGATGTTGTCGGTGAACCGGTCGATGCCGCGGTTCATCCCGATACCGAGTTCGCCGAGACGCGTTGCCCCCTCGTCGGTGTCGAGGACCTCCGCGAGCACGTCCTCGTTCGTCTCGGCGGCGAAGTCGACGACGTCGCCCGCCTCGAAGGAGAGCCAGACGTCGCGCACGCGACGCCCCCGTACCGTCATCGGGACGTCGAAGAACACCTCCCCCTCGGTGTCGAAGGGCGCGGTGAACACCTCGCCCGAGGGGAGGTTGTGCGAGTCGTACGCGACGGAGGCGGCGCTGTTGACCGCGACTCTGCCCTCGATAGACATGGTGAGGTCGGTGCTCGGCTTCGCGTCGCGGTCGGTGACGAGGCGGACCTCGCTGCCGTCGTCGAGGCGCTCTTTCAATCGTGCCATCTCGGTCGCGAGCGACTCCCAGTCGCGGAGGATGGCGTCGTAGGCGAAGTCGCGGTACTCCTCGAAGGCCATCCCGGCCTGCTGGGCGAGCGCCCGGGTAGGGTGGACGGTCGAGACCCAGCGAGAGGCGAGTCGCGCCTCGCGGGCGGCCCTGGTGGCGCGGGCGGCGGCGGCCTGTCTGTCTCCGGAGACGTCGGCCATCGCCGTCGTGTTCCGCGGGCCGCCCAACCGAAGCACGACGTCGGCGCGCTCGTAGAGGACGAGTTCCGCGTCGGAGGCGTCGAAGTCGCCGTCGTGGGCGAGCAGATAGGCCCGGTCGAGTTCCTCGGAGGCGTAGGTCGTGACGACGGTCGCCCCGCGTCTTCCGAGTTCGGCGCAGACGGCGACCGCGAGGTCGTGTGCGCCCTCTCCGACACTGACCACGACGTCGTCACCTCGTTCGACCCGGGCGCTCCAGTCGACGAGTGTCCGTGCGTGTTCGCGTATCCGTTCGTCCATGCGACCGAGACCACACCGACAGTGAAAAACCCTCACGTGGACGCTCGCGCCTCGGCGTCAGTCGACCGTCGAGAACAGGGCGAAGAGCGCGCCGAACTCGTCGGCGTACGTCCGCAGGAGGTCGCGGCGGGAGACGACACCGACGAACTCGTCGCCGGCGTCGACCACGACGAGGCGTTCCGTCCCCGTCTCCCGGAAGCGCGAGAGGAGTCCCTCGCGGGAGGCGTTGTCGCGGACGGTCACGGGTGTCGAGACGAGGTCGGCGACCGGGCGGTCGGCGAGGTGGTCTGCGGTGCCGAGCGCGAGGCCGACGTCGGCCGCCGAGAGTACCCCGAGCGGGTGCTGTTCGTCGAGGACGACGACGAACGCCTCGTCGTGCGTGCGCATCGCGTCTGTCGCCTGCACGACAGTCGTGTCGGGGGCGGCCGTCAGCACGTCCGTCCGGGCGATGTCGGAGCACATACCCGTAGAAGGGGCCGAAGGCGGGTAAACGTGTCCGGTGTCGTGGGGCGGTCGCACCCGGTGTCGTGGGGCGGTCGCACACTCCCGAGGAGCCCCGCGAAGGCGCGACCACAATCACAACCACTACCACCTCCCCTCGCGCAGGGGCGAGTATGCAACTTGGCGTCATCGGACTCGGTCGGATGGGACAGATCGTCGTCGAACGCGTGCTGGCGAAGGGCCACGACGTCGTCGCGTTCGACCTCGACCCCGAAGCCGTCGCGACGGCGGCCGAACGGGGCGCCGAAGCCGCCGAAGACCCCGTGGA is a window from the Salinigranum halophilum genome containing:
- a CDS encoding aminopeptidase; its protein translation is MDERIREHARTLVDWSARVERGDDVVVSVGEGAHDLAVAVCAELGRRGATVVTTYASEELDRAYLLAHDGDFDASDAELVLYERADVVLRLGGPRNTTAMADVSGDRQAAAARATRAAREARLASRWVSTVHPTRALAQQAGMAFEEYRDFAYDAILRDWESLATEMARLKERLDDGSEVRLVTDRDAKPSTDLTMSIEGRVAVNSAASVAYDSHNLPSGEVFTAPFDTEGEVFFDVPMTVRGRRVRDVWLSFEAGDVVDFAAETNEDVLAEVLDTDEGATRLGELGIGMNRGIDRFTDNILFDEKMGDTVHLALGRAYRSNFPEGAENEANDSAVHVDLITDVSERSRIEVDGEVVQRNGRFQWEPEFEAE
- a CDS encoding CBS domain-containing protein; translation: MCSDIARTDVLTAAPDTTVVQATDAMRTHDEAFVVVLDEQHPLGVLSAADVGLALGTADHLADRPVADLVSTPVTVRDNASREGLLSRFRETGTERLVVVDAGDEFVGVVSRRDLLRTYADEFGALFALFSTVD